The following are encoded together in the Adhaeribacter arboris genome:
- a CDS encoding protein-disulfide reductase DsbD family protein, with translation MILLKRSIFLFTLLLVVTNSLFAQVLKPAKWSYSFSKKEAKTGDEIEVVFDIKIDPDWYLYSSDFDPNVGPTVTTFTFTPHPSYQLVGKIKPVNPKKKFDKIFGGDVTYFTKTAQFRQRIKVLQKDLRLAGSVEYQVCTEVDGRCIPFDDSFTLEPIPVAGEDLGAVNVTPAQKPVIGQATTPISKPTVPTEEPETLLADNPDFQNVITRVDSAQADSARKANKLAKATDSAVSNSMAAYLPSEPVRTPETGLSDLWKFILLAFGSGLIALLTPCVFPMVPMTVTFFTGNSNGRGESILKALAYGISIIVIYSFIGVVFSKLAGPDAANFISTHWLPNSIFFLIFLLFGLSFLGLFEITLPSGLVNKADSQSDKGGWYGIFFMAFTLVLVSFSCTGPIVGSILVASAGGETLKPIAGMFAYSLAFALPFTLFAAFPSWLRNLPKSGGWLNSVKVCLGFIELALALKFLSVADQAYHWGILDREIYLAIWVVLFTLLGFYLLGKLKFAHDSDLPFVSVPRLFLAVVAFSFVVYLIPGMFGAPLKALAGYLPPQSTHDFDLSRLFTSGIANTNTSASTLCEKPKYADFLHLPHGLQGYFDLEQAKRCAAQQNKPIFIDFTGHGCVNCREMEANVWSDPEVLRRLKNDYVVVALYVDDKTELPQSEWYTSTYDQKQKTTIGKKYADFQITAFQNNAQPFYVLLGREGKPLIKPTAYNLNVADFVNFLDAGLAAYKSSVK, from the coding sequence ATGATACTTCTAAAGCGCTCTATATTCTTATTTACTTTATTACTTGTAGTAACCAACTCTTTGTTTGCGCAAGTTTTAAAACCGGCTAAATGGTCGTATTCTTTTTCTAAAAAAGAAGCAAAAACCGGCGACGAAATAGAGGTGGTGTTCGACATAAAAATAGATCCGGATTGGTATTTGTACTCCAGTGATTTCGACCCCAATGTAGGGCCAACCGTAACTACGTTTACTTTTACTCCTCACCCCTCCTACCAACTGGTAGGCAAAATTAAACCGGTTAATCCAAAGAAAAAGTTCGACAAAATTTTTGGGGGCGATGTAACCTACTTTACTAAAACGGCCCAGTTTCGTCAGCGGATTAAAGTTTTGCAAAAGGATTTGCGCCTGGCCGGGTCGGTGGAGTACCAGGTTTGTACCGAAGTGGATGGGCGGTGCATTCCTTTCGATGATTCGTTTACGTTGGAACCTATTCCGGTGGCGGGCGAGGACCTGGGAGCCGTTAACGTTACTCCCGCCCAAAAACCCGTTATTGGTCAGGCAACTACCCCAATTAGTAAACCTACGGTTCCGACCGAAGAACCCGAAACTTTATTAGCCGATAATCCGGATTTTCAAAATGTTATTACCAGAGTTGATTCTGCTCAGGCTGACTCGGCTCGAAAGGCAAATAAACTGGCCAAGGCTACCGATAGCGCTGTTTCTAATTCCATGGCGGCTTACCTGCCTTCAGAACCCGTAAGAACGCCCGAGACCGGGTTATCTGACCTCTGGAAATTTATTTTACTCGCTTTCGGCTCCGGTTTAATTGCTTTATTAACTCCCTGTGTATTCCCGATGGTACCCATGACGGTAACTTTCTTTACGGGTAACAGCAACGGACGCGGCGAATCTATTCTGAAAGCCTTGGCTTACGGTATTTCCATTATTGTCATTTATTCTTTTATCGGGGTAGTTTTTTCTAAGCTAGCCGGGCCCGATGCGGCTAATTTTATCAGTACCCATTGGCTCCCCAACAGTATTTTCTTTTTAATTTTTCTGCTTTTCGGCTTATCTTTTTTGGGTTTATTCGAAATCACGTTACCGAGTGGGTTGGTTAATAAGGCGGATAGCCAAAGCGACAAAGGCGGTTGGTACGGAATATTTTTCATGGCTTTTACGCTGGTACTGGTATCTTTTTCCTGCACCGGTCCTATTGTGGGTAGTATTTTGGTAGCCTCGGCCGGTGGCGAAACGTTAAAACCTATTGCCGGTATGTTTGCTTATTCTTTGGCTTTTGCCTTGCCCTTTACTTTATTTGCAGCTTTCCCTTCGTGGCTGCGCAATTTACCAAAATCGGGTGGCTGGCTTAATTCGGTAAAAGTTTGTTTAGGGTTTATTGAACTGGCTTTAGCCCTTAAATTTTTAAGCGTGGCCGACCAGGCTTACCATTGGGGCATTCTGGATCGTGAAATTTACCTGGCTATTTGGGTAGTACTTTTTACTTTGCTGGGTTTTTATTTACTCGGTAAACTTAAGTTTGCGCACGACAGCGATCTGCCTTTTGTTAGTGTACCGCGCCTGTTTTTAGCGGTAGTAGCATTTAGTTTTGTCGTGTACTTAATTCCGGGCATGTTTGGTGCTCCATTAAAAGCGTTGGCCGGTTACCTGCCCCCGCAAAGTACGCACGACTTTGATTTATCGCGGTTATTCACTTCGGGCATCGCTAATACTAATACAAGTGCCAGTACTTTGTGCGAAAAGCCTAAATACGCCGATTTTTTGCATTTACCGCACGGGTTACAAGGTTATTTTGACTTAGAGCAGGCCAAGCGCTGTGCCGCGCAACAGAATAAACCTATTTTTATTGATTTTACCGGTCATGGTTGCGTAAACTGCCGCGAGATGGAAGCTAACGTTTGGTCGGATCCGGAAGTACTGCGTCGACTGAAAAATGATTATGTGGTAGTGGCTCTCTACGTAGATGATAAAACCGAATTGCCCCAATCCGAATGGTATACTTCTACCTACGATCAAAAACAAAAAACAACAATTGGAAAAAAATACGCTGATTTTCAAATTACCGCTTTTCAGAACAATGCCCAACCTTTCTATGTGCTTTTAGGCCGGGAGGGAAAACCTTTGATAAAACCAACCGCTTATAACTTAAACGTAGCTGATTTTGTAAATTTTCTGGATGCGGGTCTTGCTGCGTATAAAAGTTCAGTAAAGTAG